The sequence GAGACAAGTTTTCAAGGATTCGTAACGTGATTAACGACATCAGAAAAGATGCTGAAGTACGCATGGAAAAATGCGTAGAAGCGTTCAAAACCCAAATCAGCAAAATCCGTACTGGCCGTGCTTCCCCAAGCCTGCTGGATGGCATCATCGTGGAATACTACGGTACGCCAACCCCTCTGCGTCAGCTGGCGAGCGTGACGGTAGAAGATACCCGTACGCTGAAAATCAACGTGTTCGATCGCTCTATGAGCCCGGCAGTTGAGAAAGCGATCATGGCCTCTGACCTCGGTCTGAACCCAAGCTCTGCCGGTTCTGATATCCGCGTTCCACTGCCTCCACTGACGGAAGAGCGTCGTAAAGATCTGATCAAAGTGGTGCGTGGCGAAGCTGAGCAGGGTCGCGTATCCGTGCGTAACGTTCGCCGCGATGCGAACGATAAAGTGAAAGCACTGCTGAAAGAAAAAGAGATCAGTGAAGATGACGATCGTCGTTCTCAGGACGACATTCAGAAAATGACCGACGCAGCGATCAAGAAAATTGATGCGGCGCTGGCAGATAAAGAAGCGGAACTGATGCAGTTCTGATTTCTGTCGTACACTGATAAACGCCGTTCAGAGGGACTTCGGGTCTTGCTGGCGGCGTTTTGCTTTTATCTGGTCTAACTTTTTTCGGGCATCCCATGAAGCATTTAACTCTCCTTGGCTCAACCGGCTCTATCGGTTGCAGTACTCTCGACGTCGTCCGCCACAATCCTGAACATTATACCGTGACCGCGCTGGTCGCCGGTAAGAACGTGCAGCGCATGGTCGAGCAGTGCCTGGAGTTTATGCCACGTTATGCGGTGATGGATGACGATGAGAGCGCGCGTCAGTTGAAAACTCTGCTGCTTGAGAAGGGCAGTCGAACCGAGGTGCTGAGTGGGTCGCAGGCGGCCTGCGACATGGCGGCGCTGGATGAAGTTGACCTGGTCATGGCGGCCATTGTCGGTGCGGCCGGGTTGTTGCCGACGCTTGCGGCAATAGATGCGGGTAAAGATGTTCTGCTGGCCAACAAAGAGTCGCTGGTGACCTGCGGACGCCTGTTTATGGACGCGGTGAAGCAGCGCGGGGCGCGTCTTTTGCCGGTCGACAGCGAGCACAACGCCATTTTTCAGAGTTTACCGCAACCTTTTCAACAGAACCTGGGGTACGCTGACCTGGAGCAGAATGGCGTCGTGTCGATTCTGCTTACCGGGTCTGGTGGCCCGTTCCGTGAAACGCCACTGTCTGAACTGAGCGCAATGACGCCGGATCAGGCGTGTCGTCATCCGAACTGGTCAATGGGGCGTAAAATCTCCGTTGACTCCGCCACCATGATGAACAAAGGTCTGGAATACATTGAAGCTCGCTGGCTGTTTAATGCGTCAGCGAAACAGATGGAAGTTCTGATTCACCCGCAATCGGTCATTCACTCGATGGTGCGCTATCAGGATGGCAGCGTGCTGGCACAGCTGGGCGAGCCGGATATGCGTACGCCCATCGCCCATACAATGGCGTGGCCAAACCGGGTGAAATCGGGCGTGAAGCCGCTTGATTTTTGTAAGCTAAGTTCCCTGACGTTCAGTGAACCCGATTACGATCGCTATCCTTGTCTGAAGCTTGCGATGAATGCCTTCGACCAGGGACAGGCGGCGACGACGGCACTGAATGCAGCCAACGAAATTACCGTTGACGCATTTCTGCATCAGCAAATCCGCTTTACCGATATCGCAACGTTGAATTTATCGGTACTGGAAATAATGGATTTGCGTGAGCCTCAAAGTGTGGAAGAGGTGCTGGCGGTCGATGCTGCTGCACGTGATATTGCGCGTAAACAGGTGAGCCGCCTCGCAAGCTGGTGATAAAGCAAGCACTAGTCGTCGTGCTATTTGTTAGCTTTGGGCTTCAGTGATATAGTCTGCGCCACCTGATCGCAGGAATTTGACTTTATGTGGTCAGGTAAGCCGTGGTTTGACACGGCTTTTTTATGTACAGGCTTAAGTATTCCTGAGTACCGTTAAATCCTTTTCAGGGACAAAAAACGCGTTATGTTGTCTGCGAATCAACCAATAAGCGAAAACTTGCCAGCTCATGGCTGCCGTCATGTAGCAATCATTATGGATGGCAATGGCCGCTGGGCGAAAAGACAAGGGAAGATACGAGCCTTTGGGCATAAAGCAGGGGCGAAATCCGTTCGCCGCGCCGTTTCTTTTGCCGCGAATAACGGCATTGATGCGTTAACGCTCTATGCTTTTAGCAGTGAAAACTGGAATCGACCGCCGCAGGAAGTGACTGCGTTGATGGAACTGTTTGTGTGGGCGCTCGACAGCGAAGTAAAAAGCCTGCACCGCCACAACGTCCGCCTGCGTATCATTGGCGATACCAGTCGTTTTAACTCACGTTTGCAGGAACGGATTCGTAAAGCAGAAGCGCTGACTGAAAATAATACCGGTCTGACGCTCAATATCGCGGCGAATTACGGCGGACGCTGGGATATTATCCAGGGCGTTCGGCATCTGGCCGAACAGGTTCAGGAAGGGCTGTTGAGACCCGACCAGATTGATGAAGAGGCGCTGAGCAAGCAAATCTGCATGAATGAGCTGGCACCTGTGGATTTGGTAATTAGGACAGGGGGGGAACATCGCATAAGTAACTTTTTGATATGGCAAATTGCCTATGCCGAACTTTACTTTACAGATGTTCTTTGGCCCGATTTTGATGAACAAGACTTTGAAGGTGCGCTGCATGCCTTTGCCAATCGAGAGCGTCGTTTCGGCGGCACCGAGCCAGGTGGCGACAACGCCTGATGGGGGTAGCTTTTGCTGAAGTATCGCCTGATTTCCGCTTTTGTATTAATACCCATTGTCATTGCGGCGCTGTTTTTACTGCCCCCGGTGGGATTCGCTATTGTCACGCTGGTGGTCTGCATGCTCGCGGCGTGGGAATGGGGACAGTTTAGCGGCTTTACCTCGCGCAATCAGCGAGTATGGCTTGCGGTACTCTGTGGCTTTATTCTGGCCATAATGCTGTTTACGTTGCCTGAATATCACCACGATATTCATCAGCCGCTGGTTGCCGGTTCCTTGTGGATATCGCTGGCCTGGTGGGTGGCTGCATTGCTGCTGGTTCTTTTTTATCCAGGCTCTGCGGCTTTATGGCGTAATTCAAAAGTGTTGCGACTCATTTTTGGTCTGCTCACCATTGTGCCTTTTTTCTGGGGGATGGTCGCGCTACGCGCCTGGCACTATGACGAAAACCACTATAGCGGTGCGATCTGGCTGCTTTATGTGATGATTCTCGTCTGGGGGGCTGACTCCGGGGCCTATATGTTTGGTAAACTGTTCGGCAAACATAAACTGGCGCCGAAGGTGTCTCCAGGGAAAACCTGGCAAGGATTCATCGGCGGCTTGTTTACGGCTGCAGTTATCTCCTGGGGCTATGGCGTCTGGGCGGATCTGGCAGTGGCTCCGTCAATACTGCTGGTATGCTCTATTTTTGCAGCGCTTGCCTCAGTGCTCGGTGATTTAACCGAAAGTATGTTTAAGCGTGAAGCAGGGATTAAGGACAGCGGACATCTGATTCCAGGGCATGGCGGTATACTGGATCGCATTGACAGCCTGACAG comes from Enterobacter kobei and encodes:
- the frr gene encoding ribosome recycling factor produces the protein MINDIRKDAEVRMEKCVEAFKTQISKIRTGRASPSLLDGIIVEYYGTPTPLRQLASVTVEDTRTLKINVFDRSMSPAVEKAIMASDLGLNPSSAGSDIRVPLPPLTEERRKDLIKVVRGEAEQGRVSVRNVRRDANDKVKALLKEKEISEDDDRRSQDDIQKMTDAAIKKIDAALADKEAELMQF
- the ispC gene encoding 1-deoxy-D-xylulose-5-phosphate reductoisomerase yields the protein MKHLTLLGSTGSIGCSTLDVVRHNPEHYTVTALVAGKNVQRMVEQCLEFMPRYAVMDDDESARQLKTLLLEKGSRTEVLSGSQAACDMAALDEVDLVMAAIVGAAGLLPTLAAIDAGKDVLLANKESLVTCGRLFMDAVKQRGARLLPVDSEHNAIFQSLPQPFQQNLGYADLEQNGVVSILLTGSGGPFRETPLSELSAMTPDQACRHPNWSMGRKISVDSATMMNKGLEYIEARWLFNASAKQMEVLIHPQSVIHSMVRYQDGSVLAQLGEPDMRTPIAHTMAWPNRVKSGVKPLDFCKLSSLTFSEPDYDRYPCLKLAMNAFDQGQAATTALNAANEITVDAFLHQQIRFTDIATLNLSVLEIMDLREPQSVEEVLAVDAAARDIARKQVSRLASW
- the ispU gene encoding (2E,6E)-farnesyl-diphosphate-specific ditrans,polycis-undecaprenyl-diphosphate synthase, giving the protein MLSANQPISENLPAHGCRHVAIIMDGNGRWAKRQGKIRAFGHKAGAKSVRRAVSFAANNGIDALTLYAFSSENWNRPPQEVTALMELFVWALDSEVKSLHRHNVRLRIIGDTSRFNSRLQERIRKAEALTENNTGLTLNIAANYGGRWDIIQGVRHLAEQVQEGLLRPDQIDEEALSKQICMNELAPVDLVIRTGGEHRISNFLIWQIAYAELYFTDVLWPDFDEQDFEGALHAFANRERRFGGTEPGGDNA
- the cdsA gene encoding phosphatidate cytidylyltransferase is translated as MLKYRLISAFVLIPIVIAALFLLPPVGFAIVTLVVCMLAAWEWGQFSGFTSRNQRVWLAVLCGFILAIMLFTLPEYHHDIHQPLVAGSLWISLAWWVAALLLVLFYPGSAALWRNSKVLRLIFGLLTIVPFFWGMVALRAWHYDENHYSGAIWLLYVMILVWGADSGAYMFGKLFGKHKLAPKVSPGKTWQGFIGGLFTAAVISWGYGVWADLAVAPSILLVCSIFAALASVLGDLTESMFKREAGIKDSGHLIPGHGGILDRIDSLTAAVPVFACLLLLVFGTI